A window of the Pseudomonas furukawaii genome harbors these coding sequences:
- a CDS encoding LysR family transcriptional regulator: MLGNISDIDLRMLRVFCSIVEAGGFTAAQARLNTSLSRLSVVVRDLEERLGCSLCRRGSSGFQLTEEGQELFDMAQLLFGDIERFRQQANRLGGLARESLQIGTVDSLISLECAPLPLAVRLFRRRLPEVRLNLHMLRPDELEQAVLEERLHLAIGAFHHQLSGLNYQPLFEEEQNLYCSADHPLFTRADTCLSLEDICAAEYVGRGYMTENQRPHGLHFTQTVSAYAMEAIATLVLSGAYLGYLPTHYAAHWVSRGQLRALLPERLAYRSLFHCITRQGQEPKTALAGFIEALEEARQQLADAG; encoded by the coding sequence CGGCTTCACCGCGGCCCAGGCCCGACTCAATACCAGCCTGTCGCGGCTGAGCGTGGTGGTCCGCGACCTGGAGGAGCGCCTTGGCTGTTCCCTCTGCCGGCGCGGCAGCAGCGGCTTCCAGCTGACCGAGGAAGGCCAGGAGCTGTTCGACATGGCGCAACTGCTGTTCGGGGACATCGAGCGCTTCCGCCAGCAGGCCAACCGCCTCGGCGGGCTGGCCAGGGAAAGCCTGCAGATCGGCACGGTGGACAGCCTCATCAGCCTCGAATGCGCGCCCCTGCCACTGGCCGTGCGGCTGTTCCGCCGACGCCTGCCCGAGGTGCGCCTGAACCTGCACATGCTGCGCCCCGACGAGCTGGAACAGGCCGTGCTGGAAGAGCGCCTGCACCTGGCCATCGGCGCCTTCCACCACCAGTTGTCCGGCCTCAACTACCAACCGCTGTTCGAGGAAGAGCAGAACCTCTACTGCTCCGCCGACCACCCGCTGTTCACGCGTGCCGACACCTGTCTAAGCCTGGAGGACATCTGCGCGGCGGAGTACGTGGGCCGTGGCTATATGACCGAAAACCAGCGCCCCCATGGCCTGCACTTCACCCAGACGGTCAGCGCCTATGCCATGGAAGCGATCGCCACCCTGGTCTTATCCGGCGCCTACCTGGGCTATCTGCCGACCCACTACGCCGCCCACTGGGTCAGCCGAGGCCAACTGCGCGCGTTGCTGCCGGAGCGGCTGGCCTACCGTTCGTTGTTCCACTGCATCACCCGCCAGGGCCAGGAGCCCAAGACCGCGCTGGCGGGCTTTATCGAGGCGCTGGAAGAGGCGCGCCAGCAACTGGCGGATGCGGGATGA
- a CDS encoding type II toxin-antitoxin system HicB family antitoxin codes for MLFPIAILPGDDGHAWGVEVPDLPGCISAGDDLDDAMAMAHEAIEGHLELLAEEGAPIPVARKLTFHAANPDYTGCTWALVDIDVTRYMGKAEKLNITLPGHLLTRIDAYVRSHPEQKSRSGFLAAAALKVLQEEHS; via the coding sequence ATGCTGTTCCCGATCGCAATACTGCCTGGCGACGATGGGCACGCCTGGGGCGTGGAGGTGCCGGACCTGCCGGGCTGCATCTCGGCGGGCGATGACCTGGACGATGCGATGGCCATGGCCCACGAGGCCATCGAGGGGCACCTGGAGTTGCTGGCGGAGGAGGGGGCGCCGATTCCGGTGGCGAGGAAGCTGACCTTCCATGCGGCGAACCCGGACTACACAGGATGCACCTGGGCGCTGGTGGATATCGACGTGACGCGCTACATGGGCAAGGCGGAGAAGCTGAACATCACCCTGCCGGGCCACCTGCTCACTCGCATCGATGCGTATGTCCGCAGCCATCCGGAGCAGAAGAGCCGCTCGGGGTTCCTGGCTGCGGCGGCGTTGAAGGTGTTGCAGGAGGAGCATTCGTAG
- a CDS encoding type II toxin-antitoxin system HicA family toxin: protein MNSRQLVELIEADGWFLVRVRGSHHHFKHPSKPGLVTIPHPKKDLLPRTVASILKQAGLK, encoded by the coding sequence GTGAACAGTCGACAACTCGTGGAGCTGATCGAGGCCGATGGATGGTTTCTGGTCAGGGTCAGGGGCAGTCACCACCACTTCAAGCACCCGAGCAAACCGGGGTTGGTGACTATTCCCCATCCGAAGAAAGACCTGCTGCCCAGAACGGTGGCCAGCATTCTCAAACAGGCGGGGCTCAAATGA
- a CDS encoding NYN domain-containing protein, protein MAIKQQTPRQQKHLAVLIDADNAPASIIEGLFEEITKYGVASVKRIYGDWTGPQLGSWKKVLLDHSIQPIQQFAYTKGKNATDSALIIDAMDLLYTRRFDGFCLVSSDSDFTRLAARLREEGLTVYGFGEEKTPKPFVSACDKFIYTEILREEAPEAPPAAPDKQPAGEPAKPASKSKPQKVPVDLIAKLIDDLSDEDGWIQLGALGQNITRIRPEFDARLYGFRKLSDLVKSQNKRFEVQVRGSSASGGESLYVRNRKGGK, encoded by the coding sequence ATGGCCATCAAGCAGCAGACACCCCGCCAGCAGAAGCACCTCGCCGTGCTGATCGACGCCGACAACGCCCCGGCCTCCATCATCGAGGGCCTGTTCGAGGAGATCACCAAGTACGGCGTGGCCAGCGTCAAGCGCATCTACGGCGACTGGACCGGCCCGCAACTGGGCAGTTGGAAGAAGGTGCTGCTGGACCACTCCATCCAGCCGATCCAGCAGTTCGCCTACACCAAGGGCAAGAACGCCACCGACAGCGCCCTGATCATCGACGCCATGGACCTGCTCTATACCCGCCGCTTCGACGGCTTCTGCCTGGTCTCCAGCGACAGCGACTTCACCCGGCTCGCCGCCCGGCTGAGGGAAGAAGGCCTGACCGTCTACGGATTCGGCGAGGAAAAGACGCCGAAGCCCTTCGTCTCGGCCTGCGACAAGTTCATCTATACCGAGATCCTTCGCGAGGAGGCGCCTGAGGCCCCGCCTGCCGCTCCCGACAAGCAGCCCGCCGGCGAACCGGCCAAGCCCGCCAGCAAGTCCAAGCCGCAGAAGGTGCCGGTGGACCTGATCGCCAAGCTGATCGACGACCTCTCCGATGAGGATGGCTGGATCCAGCTGGGCGCCCTGGGCCAGAACATCACCCGGATCCGTCCCGAATTCGACGCGCGACTCTACGGCTTCCGCAAACTCAGCGACCTGGTCAAGAGCCAGAACAAGCGTTTCGAAGTCCAGGTGCGCGGCAGCAGCGCCAGCGGCGGCGAGTCGCTCTACGTGCGCAACCGCAAGGGCGGCAAGTAA
- a CDS encoding REP-associated tyrosine transposase, which produces MTNYRRDLTPGSTWFFTLNLSDRSASLLTDHIDLLRASFRAVMRRHPWRIDAIVILPEHLHALCTLPPGDTDYALRWRLIKGGFSRALPCAEPLSSSRKRKGERGIWQRRFWEHRIRDDEDLARHVDYIHHNPRKHGHVERVADWRWSSFHRYVKEGILPLDWAGDGEEMERGAGEG; this is translated from the coding sequence ATGACCAACTACCGTCGTGATCTCACACCGGGTTCGACCTGGTTTTTCACGCTCAACCTCTCCGACCGCAGCGCCAGCCTGCTCACCGATCACATCGACCTGCTGCGCGCCAGCTTCCGCGCTGTGATGCGACGTCATCCCTGGCGTATCGACGCCATCGTCATCCTCCCGGAACACCTCCACGCCTTGTGCACATTGCCACCGGGGGACACCGACTACGCCCTCCGCTGGCGCCTGATCAAGGGCGGCTTTTCCCGCGCGCTGCCCTGTGCAGAACCTCTTTCGAGCAGCCGCAAGCGCAAGGGGGAACGGGGCATCTGGCAGCGCCGTTTCTGGGAACATCGCATCCGCGACGACGAGGATCTTGCCCGTCATGTGGACTACATCCACCACAACCCGCGCAAGCACGGCCATGTCGAGCGGGTGGCCGATTGGCGCTGGTCGTCCTTCCATCGATACGTGAAGGAAGGAATCCTGCCGCTGGATTGGGCGGGTGATGGAGAGGAGATGGAGAGAGGTGCCGGAGAAGGGTGA
- a CDS encoding CoA-acylating methylmalonate-semialdehyde dehydrogenase, giving the protein MSLIPHLINGERVADQGRTADVFNPSTGEAIHKVGLASRETLQKAIDAAKAAFPAWRNTPPAKRAQVLFRFKQLLEANEAEISRLISQEHGKTLEDAAGELKRGIENVEYACAAPEILKGEYSRNVGPNIDAWSDFQPVGVVAGITPFNFPAMVPLWMYPLAIACGNTFILKPSERDPSSTLFIAELFEQAGLPKGVLNVVNGDKEAVDGLIEAPEVKAISFVGSTPIAEYIYSEGTKRGKRVQALGGAKNHAVLMPDADLDNAVSALMGAAYGSCGERCMAISVAVCVGDQIADALVEKIVPQIKGLKIGAGTSCGLDMGPLVTAAARDKVVGYIDDGVAAGAKLVVDGRGYRVAGHEDGYFVGGTLFDKVTADMRIYQEEIFGPVLCIVRVGSLEEAMQLINDHEYGNGTCIFTRDGEAARLFCDEIEVGMVGVNVPLPVPVSYHSFGGWKRSLFGDLHAYGPDGVRFYTRRKAITQRWPQRASHEAAQFAFPSNG; this is encoded by the coding sequence ATGAGCCTCATTCCGCACCTGATCAACGGCGAACGCGTCGCCGACCAAGGCCGCACCGCCGACGTGTTCAACCCGTCCACCGGCGAAGCCATCCACAAGGTCGGCCTGGCCAGCCGCGAAACCCTGCAGAAAGCCATCGATGCCGCCAAGGCCGCCTTCCCCGCCTGGCGCAACACCCCGCCGGCCAAGCGCGCCCAGGTGCTGTTCCGCTTCAAGCAACTGCTGGAAGCCAACGAGGCCGAGATTTCCCGCCTGATCAGCCAGGAGCACGGCAAGACCCTCGAAGACGCCGCCGGCGAACTCAAGCGCGGCATCGAGAACGTCGAGTACGCCTGCGCCGCCCCGGAAATCCTCAAGGGCGAGTACAGCCGCAACGTCGGCCCGAACATCGACGCCTGGAGCGACTTCCAGCCGGTCGGCGTGGTCGCCGGCATCACCCCGTTCAACTTCCCGGCCATGGTGCCGCTGTGGATGTACCCGCTGGCCATCGCCTGCGGCAACACCTTCATCCTCAAGCCCTCCGAGCGCGACCCCAGCTCCACCCTGTTCATCGCCGAACTGTTCGAGCAGGCCGGCCTGCCCAAGGGCGTGCTGAACGTGGTGAACGGCGACAAGGAAGCCGTGGACGGCCTGATCGAAGCGCCCGAAGTGAAGGCCATCAGCTTCGTCGGCTCCACCCCGATCGCCGAATACATCTACAGCGAAGGCACCAAGCGCGGTAAGCGCGTCCAGGCCCTGGGCGGCGCCAAGAACCACGCCGTGCTGATGCCCGACGCCGACCTCGACAATGCCGTCAGCGCACTGATGGGCGCCGCCTACGGCTCCTGCGGCGAGCGCTGCATGGCCATCTCCGTGGCCGTGTGCGTGGGCGACCAGATCGCCGATGCGCTGGTGGAGAAGATCGTTCCGCAGATCAAGGGCCTGAAGATCGGCGCCGGCACCAGCTGCGGCCTGGACATGGGCCCGCTGGTCACCGCCGCCGCCCGCGACAAGGTGGTCGGTTACATCGACGACGGCGTTGCCGCCGGCGCCAAGCTGGTGGTGGACGGCCGTGGCTACCGCGTGGCGGGCCATGAAGACGGCTACTTCGTGGGCGGCACCCTGTTCGACAAGGTCACCGCCGACATGCGCATCTACCAGGAAGAGATCTTCGGCCCGGTGCTTTGCATCGTCCGCGTCGGCAGCCTGGAAGAAGCGATGCAGCTGATCAACGACCACGAATACGGCAACGGCACCTGCATCTTCACCCGCGACGGCGAAGCCGCCCGCCTGTTCTGCGACGAGATCGAAGTGGGCATGGTCGGCGTCAACGTGCCGCTGCCGGTGCCGGTCAGCTACCACAGCTTCGGCGGCTGGAAGCGCTCCCTGTTCGGCGACCTGCACGCCTACGGCCCGGACGGCGTGCGCTTCTACACCCGCCGCAAGGCCATCACCCAGCGCTGGCCCCAGCGCGCCAGCCACGAGGCCGCGCAGTTCGCCTTCCCGAGCAACGGCTGA
- a CDS encoding cupin domain-containing protein: MSGRPQAVPTVQVDNAEVMVTEWRFAPGAETGRHRHGCDYVVVPMTDGTLLLETPEGEKLAPLVAGQAYFRKAGVEHNVINASDHEVVFVETELK, from the coding sequence ATGAGCGGGCGCCCCCAGGCCGTGCCCACCGTGCAGGTGGACAACGCCGAGGTGATGGTCACCGAGTGGCGCTTCGCCCCGGGCGCCGAAACCGGTCGCCATCGGCACGGCTGCGATTACGTGGTCGTGCCCATGACCGACGGCACCCTGCTGCTGGAAACCCCGGAGGGCGAGAAGCTCGCCCCCCTGGTGGCCGGGCAGGCCTACTTCCGCAAGGCCGGCGTCGAGCACAACGTGATCAACGCCAGCGACCACGAAGTGGTTTTCGTGGAAACCGAATTGAAATAA
- a CDS encoding aspartate aminotransferase family protein, with amino-acid sequence MNMPQTAQLPLASQLKLDAHWMPFSANRNFQRDPRLIVAAEGSWLIDDQGRRVYDSLSGLWTCGAGHSRKEIQEAVARQLGTLDYSPGFQFGHPLSFKLAEKIASLTPGELNHVFFTGSGSECADTAIKMARAYWRLKGQPQKTKLIGRARGYHGVNVAGTALGGIGGNRKMFGQLMDVDHLPHTLQPGMAFTPGMAATGGVELANELLKLIELHDASNIAAVIVEPMSGSAGAIVPPVGYLQRLREICDQHGILLIFDEVITGFGRMGKWTGAEFFGVTPDLMNVAKQITNGAIPLGAVIASREIYETFMNQATPEYAVEFTHGYTYSAHPVACAAGLATLDLLEKDNLIQQSAELAPYFEKAIHGLKGARHVVDIRNCGLAGALQIAPRDGDAIVRPFEAGMALWKAGFYVRFGGDTLQFGPTFNARPEELDRVFDAVGQALQGIA; translated from the coding sequence ATGAACATGCCGCAGACCGCCCAGCTTCCCCTTGCCAGCCAGCTCAAGCTGGACGCCCACTGGATGCCCTTCTCCGCCAACCGCAACTTCCAGCGCGATCCCCGTCTGATCGTCGCCGCCGAAGGCAGCTGGCTGATCGATGACCAGGGCCGCCGTGTGTACGACAGCCTGTCGGGCCTGTGGACCTGCGGCGCCGGCCACTCCCGCAAGGAAATCCAGGAAGCCGTCGCCAGGCAGCTCGGCACCCTCGACTACTCCCCCGGCTTCCAGTTCGGTCACCCGCTGTCCTTCAAGCTGGCCGAGAAGATCGCCAGCCTGACCCCCGGTGAGCTGAACCATGTGTTCTTCACCGGTTCGGGCTCCGAATGCGCCGACACCGCCATCAAGATGGCCCGCGCCTACTGGCGCCTGAAAGGTCAGCCGCAGAAGACCAAGCTGATCGGCCGCGCCCGTGGCTACCACGGCGTGAACGTCGCCGGCACCGCCCTGGGCGGCATCGGCGGCAACCGCAAGATGTTCGGCCAGCTGATGGACGTCGACCACCTGCCCCACACCCTGCAGCCGGGCATGGCCTTCACCCCGGGCATGGCCGCCACCGGCGGCGTGGAACTGGCCAACGAGCTGTTGAAGCTGATCGAACTGCACGACGCCTCCAACATCGCCGCCGTGATCGTCGAGCCGATGTCCGGCTCCGCCGGCGCCATCGTCCCGCCGGTGGGTTACCTGCAGCGCCTGCGGGAGATCTGCGACCAGCACGGCATCCTGCTGATCTTCGACGAAGTGATCACCGGCTTCGGCCGCATGGGCAAGTGGACCGGCGCCGAGTTCTTCGGCGTGACCCCTGACCTGATGAACGTCGCCAAGCAGATCACCAACGGCGCCATCCCGCTGGGTGCGGTGATCGCCAGCCGCGAGATCTACGAGACCTTCATGAACCAGGCCACCCCGGAATACGCGGTGGAGTTCACCCACGGCTACACCTACTCCGCGCACCCGGTCGCCTGCGCCGCTGGCCTCGCCACCCTGGACCTGCTGGAGAAGGACAACCTGATCCAGCAATCCGCCGAACTGGCCCCGTACTTCGAGAAAGCCATCCATGGCCTGAAAGGTGCCCGGCACGTGGTGGACATCCGTAACTGCGGCCTGGCCGGCGCCCTGCAGATCGCCCCGCGCGACGGCGACGCCATCGTCCGTCCGTTCGAGGCCGGCATGGCCCTGTGGAAGGCCGGCTTCTACGTCCGCTTCGGCGGCGACACCCTGCAGTTCGGGCCCACCTTCAACGCCAGGCCGGAAGAGCTGGACCGGGTGTTCGATGCCGTCGGCCAGGCCCTGCAGGGCATCGCCTGA
- a CDS encoding LysR family transcriptional regulator yields the protein MSLRRPEPLGQVSDFDIRLLRIFRSVVECGGFSAAESVLGIGRSAISQQMSDLEQRLGLRLCQRGRAGFALTEEGREVYQSSMQLLAAMETFRTEVNGLHQNLRGELNIGLTDNLVTLPHMRITHALSRLKERGPDVQINIRMTPPSEVEQGVLDGRLHVGVVPQTAALSGLEYQPLYDERSLLYCAVGHPLFYVDDTQLSDERLNQQDAIAPTFRLPAENQAHYQALHCTASASDREGMAFLILTGRYIGYLPDHYASFWVQQGRLRALKPGSRFYDLSLSTVTRKGRRPNLVLESFLEALASTG from the coding sequence ATGAGCCTTCGTCGTCCCGAGCCCCTGGGGCAGGTCAGCGACTTCGATATCCGCCTGCTGCGCATCTTCCGCAGCGTGGTGGAATGCGGTGGCTTCTCCGCCGCCGAGAGCGTGCTGGGCATCGGCCGCTCGGCCATCAGCCAGCAGATGAGCGACCTGGAGCAGCGCCTGGGCCTGCGCCTCTGCCAGCGGGGTCGCGCCGGCTTCGCCCTGACCGAGGAAGGCCGCGAGGTCTACCAGTCGTCCATGCAGTTGCTGGCGGCCATGGAAACCTTCCGCACCGAGGTCAACGGCCTGCACCAGAACCTGCGTGGCGAGCTGAACATCGGCCTCACCGACAACCTGGTGACCCTGCCCCACATGCGCATCACCCACGCCCTGTCGCGGCTCAAGGAACGCGGCCCGGACGTGCAGATCAACATCCGCATGACCCCGCCCAGCGAAGTGGAGCAAGGGGTGCTCGACGGCCGCCTGCACGTGGGCGTGGTGCCGCAGACCGCCGCCCTCTCCGGCCTGGAATACCAGCCCCTGTATGACGAGCGCTCGCTGCTCTACTGCGCCGTGGGCCACCCGCTGTTCTACGTCGACGACACCCAGCTCAGCGACGAGCGCCTGAACCAGCAGGACGCCATCGCGCCCACCTTCCGCCTGCCGGCGGAGAACCAGGCGCACTATCAGGCGCTGCATTGCACCGCCAGCGCCTCGGACCGCGAGGGCATGGCCTTCCTGATCCTCACCGGGCGCTACATCGGCTACCTGCCGGACCACTACGCCAGCTTCTGGGTGCAGCAGGGCCGCCTGCGGGCGCTGAAACCCGGCAGCCGCTTCTATGACCTCTCGCTGTCCACGGTGACCCGCAAGGGCCGCCGGCCGAACCTGGTGCTGGAAAGCTTCCTGGAGGCGCTGGCGAGCACCGGCTGA
- a CDS encoding TetR/AcrR family transcriptional regulator, whose translation MTSLVPAHSPTPSARPAGRIRQKNEELILAAAEEEFARHGFKGTSMNTIALRAGLPKANLHYYFSNKLGLYIAVLSNHLELWDSTFNTLSVEDDPAEALARYIRAKMEFSRRHPLASKIFAMEIISGGSCLEAHYDQDYRSWFKGRAAVFEAWIAAGKMDPVDPVNLIFLLWSSTQHYADFNTQICRVTGRKRLTRDDFEAATRNLIQIILKGCGLTPPSA comes from the coding sequence ATGACCTCTCTGGTGCCCGCCCACAGCCCGACCCCTTCCGCCAGGCCCGCCGGCCGCATTCGCCAGAAGAATGAAGAGCTGATCCTGGCCGCCGCCGAGGAAGAGTTCGCCCGCCACGGCTTCAAGGGCACCAGCATGAACACCATCGCCCTGCGCGCCGGGCTGCCGAAGGCCAACCTGCATTACTACTTCAGCAACAAGCTGGGCCTGTACATCGCGGTGCTCAGCAACCACCTGGAGCTCTGGGACAGCACCTTCAACACCCTCAGCGTCGAGGACGACCCCGCCGAGGCCCTGGCCCGCTATATCCGCGCCAAGATGGAATTCTCCCGCCGCCACCCGCTGGCCTCGAAGATCTTCGCCATGGAGATCATCAGCGGCGGCAGCTGCCTGGAAGCGCACTACGACCAGGACTACCGCAGCTGGTTCAAGGGCCGCGCGGCGGTGTTCGAAGCCTGGATCGCCGCCGGCAAGATGGACCCGGTGGACCCGGTGAACCTGATCTTCCTGCTCTGGTCCAGCACCCAGCACTACGCCGACTTCAACACCCAGATCTGCCGCGTCACCGGCCGCAAGCGCCTGACCCGCGACGACTTCGAGGCGGCCACCCGTAACCTCATCCAGATCATCCTCAAAGGGTGCGGCCTCACCCCGCCCAGCGCCTGA
- a CDS encoding IMPACT family protein has product MPYTLSAPAEYREEIKKSRFITHAAPIGSVEDAQAFLAQMSDPAATHNCWAWKLGNQYRFNDDGEPGGTAGRPILAAIEGQECDQVAVLVIRYYGGIQLGTGGLARAYGGGAAKCLQGAERVELVARSRVRCHPAFAELALVKARLAEFEALVESEAFDADGAELVLALPEARIDALAQVLRDISRGRMTLKRL; this is encoded by the coding sequence ATGCCCTACACCCTGTCCGCTCCCGCCGAGTACCGCGAGGAGATCAAGAAGAGCCGCTTCATCACCCACGCCGCCCCCATCGGCAGCGTGGAGGACGCCCAGGCCTTCCTCGCGCAGATGTCCGATCCCGCCGCCACCCACAACTGCTGGGCCTGGAAGCTGGGCAACCAGTACCGTTTCAACGACGACGGCGAGCCCGGCGGCACCGCCGGCCGTCCCATCCTCGCCGCCATCGAGGGGCAGGAATGCGACCAGGTGGCGGTCCTGGTGATCCGCTACTACGGCGGTATCCAGCTCGGCACCGGCGGCCTGGCCCGCGCCTACGGCGGTGGAGCCGCCAAATGCCTGCAGGGCGCCGAGCGCGTGGAACTGGTGGCCCGCAGCCGCGTCCGCTGCCACCCGGCCTTCGCCGAACTGGCCCTGGTCAAGGCACGCCTGGCGGAGTTCGAGGCCCTGGTGGAAAGCGAGGCCTTCGACGCCGACGGCGCCGAACTGGTCCTCGCCCTGCCCGAGGCCCGAATCGACGCCCTGGCCCAGGTGCTGCGGGATATCAGCCGGGGGCGGATGACGCTCAAGCGGCTGTAG